Within Polyodon spathula isolate WHYD16114869_AA chromosome 29, ASM1765450v1, whole genome shotgun sequence, the genomic segment taaagtcaccctgctgaataatgttaccttgttaacatattgaattgtacatcgctttacagttttgcatacattaggagaaaaacagaaaatagaacaaTCTggcatttggaaatctaacatgaactactactgtacttctattatggcttctggtagacttttctttgtgatatcattgtgtagtttatttgatcacttgatgttaaataaactaattatgGTCATGTAGTTTTAAAGAAAGCCAGAGCTGTAGTTTCCTCAAGCAAACTCTCAAAGCTACCAGAAATGTAGCTCTGAAGTTTATCAGCATACATTTCTTTCACTAACAGCTTAAGAAATGTGACCATTAATAAAAAATTGAAGTCACCTTTACCATAGTGTGTGCAACTTTCATGCAGCAAAATGTGAGGTCTTAGAAATCACCCCAGTAGATCTAAATTAAGATGTGCTGCAATTGTTTTGCTAGCATTTTGTACTGAATTAACTAGCTTTAAAAAACCAGGTATCTGCTCATTGTTTTACAATGAACGATGGCCCTTTGTCAATGTTATAGTCAGCGTTTAGCAGAGAGATCGGTCGCCAATTGGGAAAATCATGTAAATCAACTGAAATAGTAACGATTTAAAAATTAAGTGTTTCATGTATATGCAGTGGTGTGTGCATTTGTTAgatcaagatttgtcatttacaTCCTTTATCTACCCGCCTGCATGAAAACACCTCTGGGTGTAAGGATTTCAATCtccgctcagtaatcagggatacagaaacacacccctgtgtgaaaatgtcaggTCGCTTTGTGCTTCaatcaggcatcttaaacaacttctaaaaagtctcctgcgttttacCACAAGTGGCTCCTTGTTCCCTTTCTCTCACTGTTTGAAATTAATTGCAGTTTTTCCCTATTGAAGTCATCATTTCAATCAGACCATCGCTAAGTTGTCTATTTTGatcagattttcagttccagtggtttgatttcatatgcacagcaaTTTAAGACTACAGAAGCAACGGGCTGTTGTGATCAATGTGCATGCTGCTGTTTTTCTGGTGCAGTCTGACCTGTTCCTATCGGTGTTTTATTGCAGCCCATCAGTATTCTGTGTCTATTGATTCCAAATCTGTTTGACCAGAATGAAGAATCTTTTTCTCCTggtgctgctctgcagtgttgagctGGTCTGCTCTTCTGGTAAGATTATCACAGGGCATGATGTAATTTTATTGGcacagaggcagagacagagagacacagacatacagagacacacagacacagagacatggacacacacacacacacagagacacagacacagacacatacatacactgagacacacactgagacacatatacacacacacacacacacagacacagacacacacacacacagacagggtcTAATTGTATTGGAACACACACAAATAGACACCgacacacagaaacaaagacacacagaaacacatagagacaaagacacacagaaacacacacactagtaaacagatttatttagaaGTAAGGCACACTTTCTCTTATACTATAGAGGTACGTACACATTCCTATACATGAGTTGTTTCATTGACATAGTGTGGtagtttatattgctggggtggatgatgtcactgacaggctggtttatattgctgggatggatgatgtcactgacaggctggtttatattgctggggtggatgatgtcactgacaggctggtttatattgctggggtggatgatgtcacagacaggctggtttatattgctggggtggatgatgtcactgacaggctggtttatattgctgggatggatgatgtcactgacaggctggtttatattgctggggtggatgatgtcactgacaggctggtttatattgctgggatggatgatgtcactgacaggctggtttatattgctgggatgggggttggatgatgtcactgacagggtGGTTTATATTGCTGAGATAggggatggatgatgtcactgacaggctggttaaTATTGCTGGAatggggggtggatgatgtcactgacagggttgtctctgtgtatgtgtgtgtgtctgtctctcctcaAGCCGATACAGATGTTAAAGCCTATTCAGATAATGCAGCTGACGCAGATGTGGAAGTCAAGGACTGGGGTGCCTATTGTACCACTACCTTCCCGGGGCTGTGTGAGAGCCAGTCTTACAGAGATGGGATCACTGTCTATACCTTCTACAGGCATAAACAGAACTTCACTGAGGCTGAGGTACAAAAGCAGAATCACCATAGCTCTGTTGTACCCGAGACTGCTTGTTTTATTGACGGTTATCAATGTACGATTGCCATGAAACTGACCCATTGCACAATAGTGTAGTATGGTGTTCTGatttctacagctctggccaaaggttttgcatcactgcCCTCTGTATaaaatgaactcactcagcttcatagagtccaatgataatgttcccttgttaacatattgaattccaccccctctatatagaatgaactccctcagcttcatagagtccagtgaaagctgctgaataatgttcccttgttaacatattgaattccaatacaagttattgacagtgtcgacccaagggactttttcagcctgaaaaaagaaacaaggaccaggggtcacaaatggagtttagaaaaaggggcattcagaacagaaaataggagacacttttttacatagagaattgtgagggtctggaatcaactccccagtaatgttgttgaagctgacaccctgggatccttcaagaagctgcttgatgagattttgggatcaataagctactaacaaccaaacgagcaagacgggccgaatggcctcctgtcgtttgtaaactttcttatgatcttCTTCTTATGATcttatatagaatgaactcactcagcttcatagagtccagtgaaagctgctgaataatgttcccttgttaacatattgaattccaccccctctatatataatgaactccctcagcttcatagagtccagtgagagctgctgaataatgttctcttgttatcatattgaattccacacaccagcactttgtagttttccagatacttagcAAAAAACTGActtattgaaaaatgtgacattttgaaaatctaacatgaaatactactggactactgttatggcttctggtagagtTTTGTTCAGTTCTCGATAATATCGATATTGAAACTCCTTGtacacagacacgcacgcacacacacacacagacaaacatacacacacagacatgcacacacacacacacacacacacacacacacacacacactcatacacacacacacatacacacacacacagacacacatacacacacagacatgcatacacacacacacacacacacagacgctcATAtgcacacactcatacacacacacacacacgctcctgTTCACAGCTTGCTCATCCTCTCCTCAGATGTACTGTCGCCAGCGGGGTCGTGGTGGCCACCTGGCTTCTGTTCACAATAGCCGCATCAACCAAGCCCTCACCTGCCTGACTACACACTGCAACAATGTGAATCGAGTGTGGCTAGGAGGCTTCGAGTTATTCAGGGTGAGAGTcaactgcctgtctgtctgtctctctgtctgtgtgtctgcctatctgcctgcctgcctgtctgtgtgtttgtctgtctgtctctctgtctgtctgtcagtttgtgtgtctgtctctctgtttctctgcctgcctgcctgcctgcctgcctgcctgtttgtctgtctgtctgtctgtctgcctgtctacaGTATGTAACCCAGGCAGGGTCTTTATAGAAgaaacagcaccatctagtggccTGCCACTGCACTGCATTCGATAGTGCCTCCAAATGGTACAggatttttctttattgtttatttggcagacccCTCCTTTATCCCAGAGGACGCGCACAGGTGTCACAGGGCAGCAcagacagggttacaatgcaagcttcatatttaaacacagtgcagtttacagtagGCACTgacaataataacactgctagaatccaatatgaactaggaggctGCAAGTTAGCATCATAGcgagttatatctgcagtgacacATTAGCAGTGCAATAGCACCAGGATAGCGCGTCAGTTGAGGATCCAGTGACGTGGGGTTGAGATCAGGTGAATCCACCGCAGACCAGGAGGGGGCGATAAAGAGATCTACAAGCGCAGTCTAAACAGAGGGGTGTGGAGGAGGCGGCGAGAGGTGGAGCGGTCCTGGCTGCACAGTTTGAGTAAGGCTGTGTCTCGATTTTTGCAGGGTACCAAGTTTGCGTGGACCGATGGAAGCATGTGGGATTATTCTAACTGGCTTTCAAACTGGCCAAGGTACTTTAACATGGCATGTGTGGAACTGAACTGGGGAGGtgaggaattattattattattattattattattattattattattattattattattattattattattattatgcttaaaTTTGAGGTATCTTGAAACATCTGTTTTAGTGAAATAggccgtttatttatttatttttctattagctATATCCACATCACATACACGCCCCCTAGCCAATCAGCACCGCCCGTTATCAGCTGAGTCCCGGGCGACTCAACATGTTGCCTGGCAACACACGTCCCTTGTTTTGCTTATCTAAGGAAGTCCCGAAATAGCCACATTCCAATTTCCATTAACCCTACTATTCTTAACCCtgctattaggtttcgggtctatttgactcgactctagtttccagtcagcttaaatgctatttttcttttcattttctatataatattttatgacttttcctaagttggggtcatgaacttatacacagaaaacagaaccttttgagatgtttatttatttatttattttagcacaggtcatgtgtacaaataagatgtttcgggtcactgtgacccctggCGTTTATCTACGTGAATctgtgtgcagaaataaaacaaacttcttcaatttgttattattattattattattattattattattattattattattattattattattattattattattattatctctggaaatggctgctcctgtctggagatatttataaacaaaacactatataGCTACAAGGCAGAggctaattttctctgtcagtattgcaacagcatctctctggtaaagacactccagaatgaggagctcccaggctggcagtcaaagaagttttatcacagctcctggactaaaagagcagaaaagagtcaaacctttgcaaataaaaacagttaatcaattgaAGGATGTTttaaattgcatcgggtcaatatgacctaAAACAGAACAGCTGCACCTAAATTTTGAACATAGCAGGAGGGTTAAcattaattgttattattgttcttgTTGAGATACATTCATTGACCGACTATTCCTGTGATGGATATATCAACGTCCCATGCATGTGTGTTCTCTTTTCAGCGACGGGGAAATGGAGCGACCATTCCTGTTATTTAAAGAAGGCCTTCGTATGTGAGCACCAGCACTAAGGCAAGAAGGCGATTCGAGGCACGTCCGCGCTACGCTTGGCAGTTTTAACACGGAGCTCCCTCATAAGCCAGTCTGCATTGACTGTAACCACTGCATGACTGTAAAGTAATCTTGTTAGAGAGAGAAAGCAGcttgaaatatcactgtgagAGCTTtcggtggggtggggggggggggtgtaccaTACTACCAAAAGTCAATTGTCAAATCAGAATGCTTTAGTTTTATACAAAGTAAAGACAGTACCTCACAGCCACCACCAGGGGGCAGTAAAAACAAAGGGCTTTGCTTTTCCTCTGGGGAAAGTGCAAAGGAATTAAAGATTGGAGTGCAAGGCCTGATTTTTACAGAACATGATAATGGGTAGATATTGAAGGAGTCGAACCCAGATCCATTTCaaaggaaattgaaaaaaaaaaccaaaaacatgatattttcaGATCCTTTCTCTTCATCGTCGCTCTGAGGTATTCAGTCAGATCTGCTCTGGTAATCAAATAGAATTGAGAAAAGAGACTCCCAGGCATAACTACAAGGCTTCAAATCACATTGTAGAAATGAATCgacattttatttcacattattgaaggagtgctgaccatctttaaaatgcattctctcacctcttattagctttattaacaggatcactgacccctccctttaaaggagcgctggccatctttaaaatctgttctcTCTTTATTGATATCATAGTGGTCCCTATTTCAAGAGGTTTCAGCCGAGTCAATTTGGAAAgatcttttgttctgtttttctttttggtaaaAATGTGTGAAACAGATTTTGAACATTCTTTACATTGTCTAAAAATCCTGCATGCGCTCTGCTTTTAATTCAATAATAAAACCGCGTTTGATCAGCATTGAAAAAGCAAtggacatgtgtgtgtgtgtgtttatttaattgctgaataatgttcccttgttaacatattgaattccacaccctctatatagaatgaactcactcaccTTCACAGTGTCCTGACGCACACACaaagcctgtcagtgacatcatccatccccccatcccagcaatataaactgCCACAATATGTTAATGAAACAACTCATGTATAGGAATGTGTACGTACCTCTATAATATAAGAGAAAGTGTGCCATACttctaaataaatctgtttactGGCGTGTGTGTTTGTCCAtgtctctgtttctgtgtgtgtctgtctgtgtgtatgtttgtctgagtctgtgtctctgtgtcactgtatctctctgtctctgtctctgtacTAATACAATTAGACCCAGGCCCTTACCAAAAGAGGAGATCAAatcagcactgcagagcagcgCCAGGAGAAAAAGATTCTTCATTCTGGTCAAAACAGCTCCAGAATCAATAGACACAGAATAGTGATGGGCTGCAATAAAACACCAATAGTAACACTTAATTTTTAAATAGTTACTATTTCAGTTGATTTACATGATTTTCCCAATTGGCGACCGATCTCTTTGCTAAACACTGACTATAACATTGACAAAGGGCCATCGTTCATTGTAAAACAATGAGCAGATACCTGGTTTTTTAAAGCTAGTTAATTCAGTACAAAATGCTAGCAAAACAATTGCAGCACATCTTAATTTAGATCTACTGGGGTGATTTCTAAGACCTCACATTTTGCTGCATGAAAGTTGCACACACTATGGTAAAGGTGACTTCAATTTTTTATTAATGGTCATATTTCTTAAGCTGTTAGTGAAAGAAATGTATGCTGATAAACTTCAGAGCTACATTTCTGGTAGCTTTGAGAGTTTGCTTGAGGAAACTACAGCTCTGGCTTTCTTTAAAACTACATGACcataattagtttatttaacatcaagtgatcaaataaactacacaatgatatcacaaagaaaagtctaccagaagccataatagaagtacagtagtagttcatgttagatttccaaatgccAGAttgttctattttctgtttttctcctAATGTATGCAAAACTATAAAGCAGTgtacaattcaatatgttaacaaggtaacattattcagcagggtgactttatgaagcaaaattagttcattctatagggtgatgatgcaaaacttttgaccagagcgGTAGGCTGATATTGATAGAAAAAGTATCGATCGCTACTCAAAAGTTATCGAACTCTGTAAAAGAAGATGCTTTTCAGAGCCGTGTATCGAATAGAAACGTGTGTAAGATTTCCCAAGCCGTTTTGTTCACTACAATGGCTTAGAGAGGTGAAGTAAAGGGTTCTTACCTGACAGGAGAAGTCCAGTGGCCAGCTGTTTGGTTCTCCCTCCCTGCTCCTCAACTCCTTTATATCCTAAATAATGAGGAACTCTCGAACTGCACCCTAACCTCAGCCCCCGCCCCTCACCCGCCCCTCTGTCTAGAGCCACGACCAAAGAAGGGAATGTTCTCTCTAATGCAACACGGCCTGTTAACAAGCTGCATTATTGTACAGAGTGTTTGGACAGGTTTAATTAGAATTGGTAGTTTGAACATTACTATAAAAAAACGTTACAGGGTTTGtagtaataaacatttttttaatacagaaaaaccTGCCTAATTCAGTCTCGCTACATAGCAGCGTCAGAGAATTTATGTTCCCCTTGTGAATATTTGaaccccttgtttttttttttgctgtggcaaaaagttttgcctcacctagaattttaggattgagctaagtaaaaataataataataattacaaaaaaaaatatgaacataatttagatgttttatttaacatcatggaatcagagaaacttcaaaatgatatcCCTCctcctccagagcccgctccttctccaccctcgcccctcgCTGGTGGAACGACCtgacccacggatatcaggaccgCTCAGTCCCCGACCACCTTcgggcacctcctcaagacacaccggttcagacagcatctgtaaacctcacagctctccactatactggactatatggcacctaACTGTACCAGGACTTGCATTAGCTTGTACTTGTACTGAAATGCTCCATACCTCGCTGTATTCTACCACTGCTCTTAATTAGAACTACCTCATGAATCTGGCACTTGATCTTACTCCTATAGTTAGCTGTACCCACGTGTTTTGCAATTGCTCTTATTtaaaatcattctcatccattcatcgtaGTGTCTACccgctcttactggactttaattggataagcaaatatttttaatggaAGTTTAACTGCTCTCAGTCAAACCCACTCtcacatgtaattatttactgtgttccttagtgttgctcttatttgaatttgatcctATCTGCTACTGATTTGACTGGACTTTATAACTGCCcctatctgtaatgtgatatccTGTAAtgggatattttataatgtaatcaTTTGTAAAGTGATACCTTGTACTGAGATATTTTCTAACAAttgtaagtctccctggataagggcgtctgctaataaataataataataataataataataataataataataataataataataataataataataataataatcatcatcatcttgCAAAAATATTTACTCATTTACTAAGGGATACATTCGGGTTCCTCTTTTTTACATTGAGTTCGACTCTATGAATGTACCTGTTTCTGCAGAGAAAGCATTGCTGAGTGAAATAACCTTTGAGCAGCATCGCACAGTCAGCTTATCAGAATCCAGCGATCTTCAGCAATAGACCACATCTCTGTTTCAGTGACGGGGGAAATTTGTACCTGGGGCTCGAGGAGCGTTTCAAAAACCGATCCCATGTCGAGATATCACCCCGAGGAACGCGGTGAGTTGTCAGGACTAACCAGCCTGCAAATAGAAATCAACAAAAAGTGGCAAACTGTTTTAGCAGGTGGCAGGTGcgga encodes:
- the LOC121302504 gene encoding lectin-like, whose translation is MKNLFLLVLLCSVELVCSSADTDVKAYSDNAADADVEVKDWGAYCTTTFPGLCESQSYRDGITVYTFYRHKQNFTEAEMYCRQRGRGGHLASVHNSRINQALTCLTTHCNNVNRVWLGGFELFRGTKFAWTDGSMWDYSNWLSNWPRYFNMACVELNWGATGKWSDHSCYLKKAFVCEHQH